The Drosophila sechellia strain sech25 chromosome 2R, ASM438219v1, whole genome shotgun sequence nucleotide sequence AGGGATCTTTTCTCTGTGTGTATATCGCGTGACTGTAACACCTCAAAGACTCTGAAAAAAGGCCGTCTTCGTCTGCGCCTGAGGCTCCGATTCCGTTCCCATATAGTGACGTCACCTCGCCGTGGTGTCAATGAGCTGAGCCATACAGCTCTCATGGCCCACTCCAACGCTGCCTTGCAGCAGACACCCCCACGTCTGGATGCATTTGCTTGCTGCACTCGGGCACTTGCAACTGCAGTCGGTGCAAAAAAAGCAGGCCTAAGCACTGGCGCTGGCTTCTCGCGGTCCGGGGGAAGGGAAAACTGGTCGCATTGTCTGGCCCTCCACTTTGCACTTGTCTTCTCCGCGTCTGCTTTGTTAATGCtaaatggttttgtttttgtttcatcACGCTCtcggcggtggcggtggcggtaGATGTGGATATGGATGTGGCTGTGGATGTCTATGTGACTGTCTGGGCGAGCGTGTGCCCGGCCAGGTGCCCCGGGGCATGGTTATGGCAAATCCCAATTTGTGGTCAGGAGATGCCAATCAGCGAGTGGTTGATTTATGGGTCTCTTATTTCTCTAATTAGTTAATTTCTGCCTGCGCCTAATTGATTGATTTGCTTCAATCGGAGTCGGGGCATTTTCTTAATTCGagaagttttatttgtttaaataataatacaatcaTTAACCATGGCAAATGAGGCGCAGGCTTACCATTTAGTCAATAAACTAACTTTTCCTTTGCTTACCTTTCCACAAATGATTAATATCATTAAATTAATACAGGTGCTTCGCTAGGCGAAGAATTAGTATTTGTTTCTTAGTAGGTTGAAAGTTAACTCATTTTGGGTCGGAATGTATGGAATGTTTGGTTTTGTGCAAAATGAtctatatattaaatttaccTTTTTTTGTTCTGCAGACAAGATTAAATGCCACTGTGACACGTGCAAGGAATCAAACAACATATGCGAGACGGACGGCTTTTGTTTCACGTCCGTGGAGAAGAACGCCGATGGAACCATCATCTTCAGCTACAGGTGAGTGCCGGGAGCCTGAGGAGCAGGCCTTTGATTAGGTTAGCACTTGCCCCTCAGAGCAGCCAGTGTGAATATGTCTGATACGATCGATCCCTATCGAGCGATGCAGATGTCTGCACGAGTCTCAAATCTTTCCGCCGGGCCGCTCCATCTGGTGCAACGACGGGCTGCATGGCGGACCCACCGCCCGTCCAGTGGGTCGCAGTGGCGCCCATGCATGCTGCAAGGACAGGGACTTTTGCAACCGATTTCTGTGGCCCAAGACGAAGGACCAGCCAGGTGATCGTGTGGAAGAAGGGCGGCAGATCTCCGTCCAAGGTGCGTGCGCTTATGCACGTGTTTCGCTCCCAAAACCCCTCCTCTATGACTGCTCCCATTTCTCTGTTCACTCGCACGCCGTTCAACAACAAGTTGCCCAGTTTTGATCGTTCTTTGGACTGTTTCCCCCACTTATGCTCGTTGAGTTGAAGTTTTGAAATGATCATAACCACAAATGCAGAGCACTACTAATGATGACCTGCTGAAAACCAGAGCGGCGTTACACACACTGTTatcaatataattataatactCTTCTTGCTACTAACCAGACTGCCACTTCAATTAGCAACAAGCCGACGGCGGCAACAACTACAGCTGAATCAGAATCAAAATCAGAATcggatgcagcagcagcagcaaccaacAACCAATGCCAAGCAATACTAATTTCGTataattgttattttattttctctaTCTCCCGATATTTCCTTCGCTCCCTTCGGCTCCTCCACTCGAATGAATATATCGAACATGTCGCTTTATCCCCGCTCGTTCACATATTTGTGGACTGTGCTGTACGGTGACCCAGTTGCATGGTTGTCAAGTACAATATGCAGCGGAGTAAGCCCTTCGAATGCCTCACCAGTAACGAAAGGTTCGATACGTATAGGATTGATTGCTGTAAGAGTGATTTCTGCAATAAGAATGAGATTATGAAGAGGATATTTGAAACAGGTACAGCCGCATTCAAGTAACAACAACCACACAACCAACAACAATACAATTTCTATCTTTAGTTTGCACTCCTTCTCTAATTCACTGCGCCTAATTAGCACTGCATCAATATGATTAATAGATTAATTATAACAATTCAATAATCTGTAACAATAATTTTTGGTTTAGTTCAGTCTGTTTCCCCTCAGGTGTGCACACCGCCTCAGTTTTCCCCTTAGCTTATTACATATTTACTTTGACTATTTGCACTTTTTCGCTTCTCGGACACCCACCTttacttttctttttccttttctttacCTTTCACTTTTTTCTATTCTCCCTGCTTTTCCCCGtggcacaaacacacaccatAAATCTTATACGGAATCCAGCCTACAACACCTTATCCTAGTAAATTACACGTATCCTTATGCATGCCAAAGTATCTTTGTAGTTTGTAGAGATCAGTGCTTCCACTCAAGGGGTGAATTCAATTCGTCCTGGGAGCACTCCCACTCGTTTCTTGCTCTCCTTCGCGGGATGTGTGTGATTTTCCATGGATTTCTAGTTTTTAAAATCCCAATTTTCGAGGTTCTCCGAATGTTTTCAGCTTACGAGtctcttaaaaaaaaagtttatcacgTATCTACGCTGTTTTTCCTGGCTTATTGTCTAGCAATGTATGGTTGGGTTCCGATTTTCACTTGGATTTTCTACTGCTGCAagaataacaacaaaaattgtGTGGGAAAGTGAAAAACGGAACTGTTCTGATAAATTGGTGTAAGAGGAAACCCGAACTCTCCCACATTTGGCAGTGGCTCCCCTCCATATTCCCTGGTATTTTTTGATGACCGCGACCGACTCCGCTTACTGCCTTTGCACCCAAAACACAATTGTATCCACCTGCTGCAGCTGGCAAACCCACCCCAACCCTTTCCTGGCTGAGCAACCaccaacaataaataaataaagggcTGCTGCTAAAATTTAGCTCGTAAGTGGTAACCAAAGCTGCTTCGCAACTGCACACTGCAACAACTACAACTgcaacaagaacaagaagAACAAGTGCTAATCTCCTATCTAATTTAGTAATGTAGAACTAAAAAGCTAAAGCAACCTAGTAGATAAAACAAACCCCAACTAAATATTATGTATGTAGATGCATAACAGACCAGTTGCCACCTGAAGATCCTACCTCGTGCAAGTTAAATTCGGAAGCAGGCTCTTCTCAGTGCTGCGCCGAAGATTTTTGCAATACGCGTGAGAATTACAGTGGTGTCCTACCAGGTGAGACCAGCAATGCACCGCCAACACCGCCCAACAATTCAACAattcaaccaccaccagccATCGAAGCAGCCACGCCCATGCCATTGCACCACCTCATTTGcgtagtttttttttggtatacTCAAATTTGTAACACATTGAATTCACACGAGAAACACATACACGCATAAGCATACCTGGCTAACACACACCTTGCACACCCACGCTTCCAGCGAACCACCCCATCCCACCCCGTCTTCGTCCTTGTTCGTCCTTCGAGGGGAGAGTAGATATGATAAGCTCGTTTTTGTTTCGATGTCACAATGAGTTTTGAGTTTGGTAACCTGTACTTGAGAGCTTTTCGAGGAGCACAAAACGCCGagaaagtaaaatatatatttttaaataaatttaaactaattaaatgtatattgtagttgaaaatgaaataatatccAGAGTTTTTAAAGCTGGCCTAAGAATGTATCTTGAAATAGTAAGGTTGTCTTAAAATGCGAATTCAATTGGGAACAAGGTTTTATTTTGCTCGTTTAATTTCGTTGTTTGTGGTTTGTCGTCCTTGTTTATACATTAACTTCCTTTGCCACATTTCTTGTGAATTATACGCACCGGCCACATTGTTGCCTTGTCTGTTTGACCACCCCACAGCCCGCAGCCCATACCCTTTGTTTAGGCCGCCACCTTTCACCTGTCAACCGAGTTTGTGCCGCACCGTTCTGCATGTTCTGTCTGCTGGCCTGACCTTTGCGTCTTTATCGTATTGACTTGTTAAAACGCATTTAAGGAGGAAGTAAGCAAGGCATttaccagcaacaacaagcccGTCTCAAGGGCCACCAGTAGCGACAGCACCAACCGCCCACCGGGATAGGAGGagaaggcggaggaggagtTTCAAGAAGCCCTTGCAGACGGTGGCCTTGCGCACCCTCTCCATGAGTCCACCTCTTCCTCCAGCTCCCAACCCCAAGTGTCTGTGCCGGTTTGTGAGAGTGTATGTATCTGTGTGTCTGCCCCGTTTCATTCATGTGCAATGCCGCTTTCAgagctgcagttgcaactgcaagTCGCAGTCAACGTtctttcatttcattcattaATGGCCGCATTTTTTGCCAGCAGTCTGCCGCTTTTCATACTTGTTACCCTACCAAGAGTTCTATTGGTTCACATAGTGATTGGACATTAAACTGAAGACTTTAACTAAGCTAAGCTTTAAATTCAATATAAGATTAAATTTACTCAAAAATTTTCACACTTATTCAAGTCCGATTTCTGATAGTCAATGGAACGAGATGGAACTGATAGTAAATTATAAAACCCCTGCTGAATTCTTGTTAAACTAACTTCCAATAGGGTATTCAGTTGTCCAAGAGGTCAATTTATCATATAGTTTCTCGCAGTTGTTCGCCCATTTTCATAGCACTTTTGTGTTTGTTCAATGGGAGGTTGGTATGTGTGTATGGATTAGTTCGTCTGCGGAACATTTCGGTTGGGATTCGGGTATGGATTTGGCTTGTTTCCTTTTTTGTAAGCAGCCGCAAagttagttttttgtttaatacgTTTTCGTCATTATTAAGTAGTTTGTAAGCTCGTTGCCGAATTGAATGCAaaggtttttaaataactcGAAATATTCACACGCAGGTCAGTGatgtttttgtaaataaattactACATTTAAGTACTGTTAACCGCTAATTGTGTTTGGAATGAGCTTTTGGGTTTCGATTTGTTTAACTTGTTTTGCACCCTGATTTCTTAATGTTATCACGCACATTTACTTGTTAACGGCCTCCTGCATGCCACTCTCGATTGATTGACTAACATTCTGCATTCtctttgtatttattttccattaatTCGATCACATTTACATGAACCGCATGTCCTGTCTGCCCTTAATAATGAATGCCTTTGTGGGTTTCGTCCAGATTATGTGCCACACCGACTGACCAGCTGGGAGTTTGTGGCTATCATCCTAGGGGCCACCCTCTTCATTTGCTTCACGGGCACCAGTACGTGGTATTATTGCCAGCGTCGCAAGCGAATGGCCAGCGGAAGGCCGTTTGCCAAGGAGGATTCAGCATACGATCCTATATTGAATGGTAATACAACCATACACGACATCATTGAGATGACCACCTCCGGTTCGGGTTCGGGTGAGTTCCATGGGGGGGCTAATTCCTATCTGCATCTTGGCCTCATTCTGTACTTCCCTTTCAGCTGGTCTTCCGCTGCTGGTGCAGCGTTCCATTGCCCGGCAGGTGCAGCTGTGCCACGTTATCGGTAAGGGACGTTTCGGCGAGGTCTGGCGTGGACGCTGGCGAGGCGAAAACGTGGCGGTCAAGATCTTCTCTAGTCGCGAGGAGTGCTCCTGGTTCCGTGAGGCGGAAATCTATCAGACGGTAATGCTGCGGCACGAGAACATTTTGGGATTCATAGCTGCGGATAACAAGGGTGAGCCGATAAGCCTTTTATCTAACGCAATCCTTTTAATATATGCTTCTTACAGACAATGGAACTTGGACACAGTTGTGGCTCGTAACCGACTACCATGAGAACGGATCGCTCTTTGACTACCTAACCACGCACCCGGTGGACACCAACACCATGCTGAACATGTCGCTGAGTATTGCCACTGGACTGGCGCATCTGCATATGGACATTGTGGGCACTCGCGGCAAGCCCGCCATCGCCCATCGTGATCTCAAATCCAAAAACATACTGGTCAAATCAAATCTAAGCTGTGCTATTGGAGATTTGGGTCTGGCCGTGCGTCATGTGGAGAAGAATGACTCTGTGGACATACCTTCCACTCATCGCGTGGGTACCAAGCGCTATATGGCGCCCGAGGTGCTGGACGAGAGTATGAATGATCAGCACTTTGACTCGTACAAGCGGGCGGATGTGTACGCCTTTGGACTGATCCTCTGGGAGATTGCACGTCGCTGCAACATGGGCATGATATACGATGAGTATCAATTGCCATATTACGATGTCGTGCAGCCAGATCCCAGCATTGAGGAGATGAAAAAAGTGAGTCTTTCGTGGAGCAAAACGGATGTGGGCTCGTGCTAACTAACATTTTACAATTTCTCTAAAGGTGGTTTGCATCGAGAAGTGCCGACCAAACATTCCAAACCGCTGGCATGCCTCCGATGTGCTCCACAACATGGCCAAGGTGATGAAGGAGTGCTGGTATCCCAATCCTGTGGCCCGATTGACAGCGCTTCGCATCAAAAAGACACTTGCTAGCATCAGCGTGGAGGACAAGGTCAAGAACTGATTGTGGCTTCAGTTTGACGAGTAGCCCTCGTGTCGCGCCCCGTGGGATCGGGGGCAGACAAATATTAGTAACCTGTAACCTGGCCCCGCGTTACCTTAAATGTCCTGGCAGCGCTTGCGAAGCAGTTCCAGAAACCAGAAACCCgttaagaaattaaatacaaaGAAGTTGTAAATATTATGTGCTAACTCATCCTTAAAGTTTCCAATGCTTTGCTTTGTTTCCGTTCAGAACGAGCTCGTTATAAGTTTTGTGTTACACCATCCTCAACTATTGTACATAACCTTCGTTGACATTTTCGCTGAGATTTGCTTGTTTCCGGGCGGAGTGATCAAGGCGGCgcgccaaaaaaaataaactgcCGCACTGCCATTAGAACTACCAATTAGGGCCTAGTTATATACCAACAAAATAACAcattatatacaatatatatattttttataaatcctgtTCGCGAGCTAGAACGAACGCCAGCAAACGAAACGATAAATACataacgaaaacaaaacagtaAGACTTTGTCAAGACTGAGCAGCAGTGGAAAGCAGTGAGAAAACAACAGATTTGAACCGCAGACAATTTTTAGCCTGCAATGAAATATACAAAACCAGCCACAACCAGATTATTAGCAAGAAAGATAACTCTTTTAGGCACTAACCAACAGATAAAGTCGATAAACTCAGGAAATCGTAacgtaaaaataaaatgaaaggAATCAAACGATTTGGCGCGCCGCCTGCTCACGAACAGCTTGCCATGCCCATCGCCTCTAAAACTTAATGAACACCACCCCTCTCCCATAAGTAGGTATCCATATTGCTGGAAGCGCTTCTCTTTGTAATCCTATGtttaaactattttaaaaTGTCTACACCAAAACTCTCGACCCTGGCAACCTGCATAGTCACGcatactttttatttttgttatttcatttaCCTTCATGTTGCCTGTGAACATATCCCTTTATAAATCCAGTTTCTTGTTGTTTTATAACCAAAGCTTGTTCTTCCTATTTTATAGTAGCCATAAATaagtaaacaaaactataaatgTACATggtatatatgaatatatatacacatatatatatgaattgtATACTATATTTGCTTCTATTATAAATTGTATGGAACTAAATGTTTCGTGAACAAACCTAAACCACTAATTTAAGCCTGTGCACAGAGTTTGGGTGCGCTAATTCCGGGTCATACAATATGTTTAACATCATAAATCAACTAAATCTCACATCAAATGCCATAAAGCTAAATGAGTCCATTATCAATGTATACGTGTAAACACAGTCCATTACCAGAATGCAATAGTAGTTTCAACACAACCCATGTTTCCTTTGCCCATCAATACACGCCAGCTGAGAGATTAAAGTAAacattaattaacattttaatcATTTCGATGTAAGCTAAGAGTAAGAGTTTGTACGAGCAAGATTGTAATTAGGGTTATGATTAAATAGTACCTTcatattgttattttttcggTCTGCGAAATTTACTTtcctattttaatttaatttaagcttTCTGAAGTTAATCACATCCTGTACGAACACAATCGATTTCTTTGGAAAACAAATCTAAACTAAATTTATAGCTCTATTCGCGTACGTATATTTAGGTTTTGAAACTATTCCTGTAATTGTAAAATCTGTAAATAATCTGTGCATTCTGTGCATGCGAGTCAAACAAAAACCGAGAGACAAGTTTCGAAGGATAGCGAACTTGATATTTGTTTGACTGTTCCAAGCTAAGTTTAAGCCGAAAGTTGTTCTTAAGACTAACCCCCCAATACAACCTCCGAAGTGGGGCACTTCCTAAAGCCCACGACCTTAGTCCCTGATCCAAACCAAAAACAACTTAAAAAACAACTGAGTTTAAGATTCAATTTAAACCGAAGAACACAAAATCAACAAAAGACTTGAACATGCgcaaaaacatataaaaaataattttaaaaataaatcctATTTTGCTGGCAAAACACACTTTTGGTTCGAAATTTCCAAGATTTCCAGAACTAAAACGATGCACCTTGTGCGATTTATGTTAGGCTCAAGTAAGCGAAGTAAGTGTCTCAGCCATAAAGTTAGGGACGAAAGCATTTGTAATGTGTATTATTCGTGAATGGATTGGATCATGAGAGATATATAGAATGTCAAAGAGTTGGAGAACGAAAGGAGGAATGATTTACTTGGGTGTAAtgttaaaaacaaaagcgTTGAAAGTGTAAACAGAGTCTAACTTTTAGCTTTAAGCTGCGTTTTTACTggcactttaaataaaattacaaaaataaaaccaaccGAAAAGATTTGTAAAAGAATTATTTGCGACTTTTATTCACTGTCTTCTGGTGTATTTTCAATTATTAGTTTATTAAGTCGGCTTTGGCAAGAAAATATACCTTATTATATATGTAAGTTTATTTTGGGTCATCAGACTTGGTGCTTTCGTCACACCAATAGTTTTCTATGTTGTTTAGGTGCATTCGTCACTAGTTTTGTAAGTGCGTATAGTCGTGGTTTTGTTGTACTAAAAATTAGTCGCATGACTTGTTAGAActcaatttaatattttatttttaagagttcAATTTTTATAATTGGGCTGAAAACAAATCCGTTAACTCATATAAATACGAAAGTATCGTTAACAATTCCAGTGAAAGTGCAGATATTTGTTAATGCTTTTATTGTATTCGATTTACATTTAGACGTGAAACGATTTAATTGTTGCTTAAGTATGGTAAAACTGCATTGGAATACACTTCTTTCTGCTATTAACATTGAATGCCTCAGTCAGTATATTTGGAGTCTCTACTAAAAACACATCTAGATGTCTAAGATCGTTTGAGTAATAGCAAATATTCATATGCAGATTATAGAAATACAAATGCTCTCTCTAAGCTATAGCAATTTGACCTTGATATCTATTCGTTTAACAACTGGATATGTTTCAATATTGAAGTAATTCATACTCAATCATTTATCCGATTCCATTGCTGTTTGGCTACTTTCCTTCGGTTTTCTGAGCTCTGCAACCCGAGAACTTTGATCATTAGTTGCGCCGACGCTGTACgagaataaaatataactgAAATTCGTATTTTTGACTTTGGACTATATCATACCTCTGCTCCGACCATATCCACACAGTCGAAGGCATCGCGAAAGTAGCCACAGCTCAGCTTGATGGCTGCCCGGTGGTGCAAACGCTGCTGTTGACAGCACATTCCGCTGGAAAGTGGGACATTTAGACCCCAATTGGGCTAATCAGCGATATTCGGACTCACTTGATCACCTGGcagtcgctgctgctgctgcactcgTTGCCAAGCGGTTGACGCTCCTTCGCTCCGAATATGCCCTCCAGCAGCGACGTGGCCCCGCCCGACTCCACGCTCGGCTCACATCGCCACACTCCCTCCTGGGGGACCAGCATGCAGGAGCTGCCCTGCGGACAGTCCGCATGTCCCTGGCACAGATCCC carries:
- the LOC6608265 gene encoding TGF-beta receptor type-1 isoform X2, with amino-acid sequence MLSASRLIFLGALLGASVCASPIEFVMDTSLNGSRSDPATATHAGKWPPTTLRPPSGTAGQAYQSPSSSLAADNRSHDNNNASAVSMLLPQDSDASGAVAPAVTPQLPIYIAQPSAKKPENKIKCHCDTCKESNNICETDGFCFTSVEKNADGTIIFSYSCMVVKYNMQRSKPFECLTSNERFDTYRIDCCKSDFCNKNEIMKRIFETDYVPHRLTSWEFVAIILGATLFICFTGTSTWYYCQRRKRMASGRPFAKEDSAYDPILNGNTTIHDIIEMTTSGSGSAGLPLLVQRSIARQVQLCHVIGKGRFGEVWRGRWRGENVAVKIFSSREECSWFREAEIYQTVMLRHENILGFIAADNKDNGTWTQLWLVTDYHENGSLFDYLTTHPVDTNTMLNMSLSIATGLAHLHMDIVGTRGKPAIAHRDLKSKNILVKSNLSCAIGDLGLAVRHVEKNDSVDIPSTHRVGTKRYMAPEVLDESMNDQHFDSYKRADVYAFGLILWEIARRCNMGMIYDEYQLPYYDVVQPDPSIEEMKKVVCIEKCRPNIPNRWHASDVLHNMAKVMKECWYPNPVARLTALRIKKTLASISVEDKVKN
- the LOC6608265 gene encoding TGF-beta receptor type-1 isoform X1 — encoded protein: MLSASRLIFLGALLGASVCASPIEFVMDTSLNGSRSDPATATHAGKWPPTTLRPPSGTAGQAYQSPSSSLAADNRSHDNNNASAVSMLLPQDSDASGAVAPAVTPQLPIYIAQPSAKKPENKIKCHCDTCKESNNICETDGFCFTSVEKNADGTIIFSYRCLHESQIFPPGRSIWCNDGLHGGPTARPVGRSGAHACCKDRDFCNRFLWPKTKDQPGDRVEEGRQISVQDYVPHRLTSWEFVAIILGATLFICFTGTSTWYYCQRRKRMASGRPFAKEDSAYDPILNGNTTIHDIIEMTTSGSGSAGLPLLVQRSIARQVQLCHVIGKGRFGEVWRGRWRGENVAVKIFSSREECSWFREAEIYQTVMLRHENILGFIAADNKDNGTWTQLWLVTDYHENGSLFDYLTTHPVDTNTMLNMSLSIATGLAHLHMDIVGTRGKPAIAHRDLKSKNILVKSNLSCAIGDLGLAVRHVEKNDSVDIPSTHRVGTKRYMAPEVLDESMNDQHFDSYKRADVYAFGLILWEIARRCNMGMIYDEYQLPYYDVVQPDPSIEEMKKVVCIEKCRPNIPNRWHASDVLHNMAKVMKECWYPNPVARLTALRIKKTLASISVEDKVKN
- the LOC6608265 gene encoding TGF-beta receptor type-1 isoform X3 → MLSASRLIFLGALLGASVCASPIEFVMDTSLNGSRSDPATATHAGKWPPTTLRPPSGTAGQAYQSPSSSLAADNRSHDNNNASAVSMLLPQDSDASGAVAPAVTPQLPIYIAQPSAKKPENKIKCHCDTCKESNNICETDGFCFTSVEKNADGTIIFSYRCITDQLPPEDPTSCKLNSEAGSSQCCAEDFCNTRENYSGVLPDYVPHRLTSWEFVAIILGATLFICFTGTSTWYYCQRRKRMASGRPFAKEDSAYDPILNGNTTIHDIIEMTTSGSGSAGLPLLVQRSIARQVQLCHVIGKGRFGEVWRGRWRGENVAVKIFSSREECSWFREAEIYQTVMLRHENILGFIAADNKDNGTWTQLWLVTDYHENGSLFDYLTTHPVDTNTMLNMSLSIATGLAHLHMDIVGTRGKPAIAHRDLKSKNILVKSNLSCAIGDLGLAVRHVEKNDSVDIPSTHRVGTKRYMAPEVLDESMNDQHFDSYKRADVYAFGLILWEIARRCNMGMIYDEYQLPYYDVVQPDPSIEEMKKVVCIEKCRPNIPNRWHASDVLHNMAKVMKECWYPNPVARLTALRIKKTLASISVEDKVKN
- the LOC6608265 gene encoding TGF-beta receptor type-1 isoform X6 gives rise to the protein MEPSSSATDYVPHRLTSWEFVAIILGATLFICFTGTSTWYYCQRRKRMASGRPFAKEDSAYDPILNGNTTIHDIIEMTTSGSGSAGLPLLVQRSIARQVQLCHVIGKGRFGEVWRGRWRGENVAVKIFSSREECSWFREAEIYQTVMLRHENILGFIAADNKDNGTWTQLWLVTDYHENGSLFDYLTTHPVDTNTMLNMSLSIATGLAHLHMDIVGTRGKPAIAHRDLKSKNILVKSNLSCAIGDLGLAVRHVEKNDSVDIPSTHRVGTKRYMAPEVLDESMNDQHFDSYKRADVYAFGLILWEIARRCNMGMIYDEYQLPYYDVVQPDPSIEEMKKVVCIEKCRPNIPNRWHASDVLHNMAKVMKECWYPNPVARLTALRIKKTLASISVEDKVKN
- the LOC6608265 gene encoding TGF-beta receptor type-1 isoform X4, giving the protein MVVKYNMQRSKPFECLTSNERFDTYRIDCCKSDFCNKNEIMKRIFETDYVPHRLTSWEFVAIILGATLFICFTGTSTWYYCQRRKRMASGRPFAKEDSAYDPILNGNTTIHDIIEMTTSGSGSAGLPLLVQRSIARQVQLCHVIGKGRFGEVWRGRWRGENVAVKIFSSREECSWFREAEIYQTVMLRHENILGFIAADNKDNGTWTQLWLVTDYHENGSLFDYLTTHPVDTNTMLNMSLSIATGLAHLHMDIVGTRGKPAIAHRDLKSKNILVKSNLSCAIGDLGLAVRHVEKNDSVDIPSTHRVGTKRYMAPEVLDESMNDQHFDSYKRADVYAFGLILWEIARRCNMGMIYDEYQLPYYDVVQPDPSIEEMKKVVCIEKCRPNIPNRWHASDVLHNMAKVMKECWYPNPVARLTALRIKKTLASISVEDKVKN
- the LOC6608265 gene encoding TGF-beta receptor type-1 isoform X5 → MQRFLNNSKYSHADYVPHRLTSWEFVAIILGATLFICFTGTSTWYYCQRRKRMASGRPFAKEDSAYDPILNGNTTIHDIIEMTTSGSGSAGLPLLVQRSIARQVQLCHVIGKGRFGEVWRGRWRGENVAVKIFSSREECSWFREAEIYQTVMLRHENILGFIAADNKDNGTWTQLWLVTDYHENGSLFDYLTTHPVDTNTMLNMSLSIATGLAHLHMDIVGTRGKPAIAHRDLKSKNILVKSNLSCAIGDLGLAVRHVEKNDSVDIPSTHRVGTKRYMAPEVLDESMNDQHFDSYKRADVYAFGLILWEIARRCNMGMIYDEYQLPYYDVVQPDPSIEEMKKVVCIEKCRPNIPNRWHASDVLHNMAKVMKECWYPNPVARLTALRIKKTLASISVEDKVKN
- the LOC6608266 gene encoding ITG-like peptide isoform X2, which codes for MDIAHTHRAPNKCHTNCHRTRPSPQMRQQTEVYGIVEPLIEDTPCADRPCLLNDDCCPSGVCVSTYGEGKCVYVFGRQRDLCQGHADCPQGSSCMLVPQEGVWRCEPSVESGGATSLLEGIFGAKERQPLGNECSSSSDCQVINGMCCQQQRLHHRAAIKLSCGYFRDAFDCVDMVGAERRRN